One genomic segment of Amycolatopsis granulosa includes these proteins:
- the tatB gene encoding Sec-independent protein translocase protein TatB, translating to MFDSVGWGEILVLIVAGLFILGPERLPEAAAWLGRNVRKVREFANGARQQLKEEMGSDFEQFQKPLEDLRQLRNFDPRRAVTQHLFDGDPDPLGINGLSGGSTKPNGYPAATSPTAKAEPETLKPGEKPPVDPDAT from the coding sequence ATGTTCGACAGCGTTGGCTGGGGCGAGATCCTCGTCCTCATCGTCGCGGGCCTGTTCATCCTCGGGCCGGAGCGCCTGCCCGAAGCGGCCGCGTGGCTGGGCCGCAACGTGCGGAAGGTGCGCGAGTTCGCGAACGGGGCGCGGCAGCAGCTCAAGGAGGAGATGGGCTCGGACTTCGAGCAGTTCCAGAAGCCGCTCGAGGATCTGCGGCAGCTGCGCAACTTCGATCCCCGCCGCGCGGTGACGCAGCACCTGTTCGACGGCGACCCGGACCCGCTCGGGATCAACGGCCTGTCCGGCGGCAGCACGAAGCCCAACGGTTACCCCGCGGCCACCAGCCCGACCGCGAAGGCGGAGCCGGAGACCCTCAAGCCCGGCGAGAAGCCCCCGGTGGACCCGGACGCCACCTGA
- a CDS encoding P-loop NTPase: MTSTQQIPSVEDVRAALKDVHDPEIRKPITELGMVKDVTVGSGDTAGVVTVSVYLTVAGCPLKDTITKDTQAAVGKLDGVREVRVELDVMSDEQRTKLRKQLRGDAAEPVIPFAQPGSMTRVYCVASGKGGVGKSSVTVNLAVAMAQRGLSVGVVDADIYGHSVPRMLGAREKPTKVEQMIMPPQAHGVKVISIGMFTPGNTPVVWRGPMLHRALQQFLADVFWGDLDILLLDLPPGTGDIAISVAQLIPNAEILVVTTPQQAAAEVAERAGAIAMQTRQRLAGVIENMSWLETPSGERMEIFGSGGGRTVAESLSKSVGTEVPLLGQVPLDPRLREQGDAGTPLVLAEPDAPASEVLRDVAKKLSVRARGLAGKMLNLSPSGR, encoded by the coding sequence GTGACCAGTACGCAGCAGATCCCCAGCGTCGAGGACGTCCGCGCGGCGCTGAAGGACGTTCACGACCCCGAGATCCGCAAGCCCATCACGGAACTCGGCATGGTCAAGGACGTCACGGTCGGCTCGGGAGACACTGCCGGCGTCGTGACCGTCTCGGTGTACCTGACGGTGGCCGGTTGTCCGCTGAAGGACACGATCACCAAGGACACCCAGGCCGCGGTCGGCAAGCTCGACGGGGTGCGGGAGGTGCGGGTCGAGCTCGACGTGATGAGCGACGAGCAGCGCACCAAGCTGCGGAAACAGCTGCGTGGGGACGCGGCGGAGCCGGTCATCCCGTTCGCCCAGCCCGGCTCGATGACGCGGGTGTACTGCGTGGCGTCCGGCAAGGGCGGGGTCGGCAAGTCCAGCGTGACGGTCAACCTCGCGGTGGCGATGGCGCAGCGCGGGCTGTCGGTGGGGGTCGTCGACGCGGACATCTACGGGCACTCGGTGCCGCGCATGCTGGGCGCGCGCGAGAAGCCGACCAAGGTCGAGCAGATGATCATGCCGCCGCAGGCGCACGGCGTGAAGGTCATCTCGATCGGCATGTTCACCCCGGGCAACACCCCTGTGGTGTGGCGCGGCCCGATGCTGCACCGGGCGTTGCAGCAGTTCCTCGCCGACGTGTTCTGGGGCGACCTGGACATCCTGCTGCTCGACCTGCCACCGGGCACCGGTGACATCGCGATCTCGGTGGCACAGCTGATCCCGAACGCGGAGATCCTGGTCGTGACGACCCCGCAGCAGGCCGCCGCCGAGGTGGCCGAACGCGCGGGTGCGATCGCCATGCAGACGCGGCAGCGGCTGGCCGGCGTCATCGAGAACATGTCGTGGCTGGAGACGCCGTCCGGGGAGCGCATGGAGATCTTCGGTTCGGGCGGCGGCCGGACGGTGGCGGAGTCGCTGAGCAAGTCGGTGGGCACCGAGGTGCCGCTGCTGGGCCAGGTCCCGCTCGACCCGCGGCTGCGCGAGCAAGGGGACGCCGGAACGCCTCTCGTGCTGGCCGAACCGGACGCCCCGGCGTCGGAGGTGCTGCGCGACGTGGCGAAGAAGCTGTCCGTCCGGGCCCGCGGCCTGGCCGGCAAGATGCTGAACCTCAGCCCCAGCGGCCGCTGA
- a CDS encoding S1C family serine protease: MSQPNPPQDSAPQAEPRLAPRPLARPPVDPAEAGVFGRPRGVDGAFDKLYTPGTRNGDKVAAAPPAPESLAEAFGRPPGAEDVQLQRPAGDNGRRPGGDPEPPLWSRVTDPWRDPGSAAVLGRPALEPGDEDNADATRPRSAQLSLPELLFGRRVKPVALGLLGVVCLLIGAVGGLIGWWLGGAGDALTGSATISEAEAGKERAPGSIADIAQRVAPAVLSIEVKSGQSGSVGSGVVIDPQGYAITNNHVVSLATSDPQAKITAVFTDGTRTEARIVGTDPKTDLAVIKVAVRNPVVLQIGDPAKLEPGDSVIAVGSPLGLENTVTSGIVSALHRPVTAAGDNGEPPVTYDAIQTDAPINRGNSGGALVDSTGALVGINSSIRTDGGADGSGGSIGIGFAIPADDAIKIARTLISSGQVRHSDIGVNAASVAAETSEGAQVLNVADGGPAARAGIAEGDVITKLGGRLVRNAAELTVAVRQHGIGETVPVQLVRQGRALVVDVTLGSD; this comes from the coding sequence ATGAGTCAGCCGAATCCGCCACAGGACAGCGCGCCGCAGGCCGAACCGCGGCTGGCGCCGCGGCCCCTGGCGCGGCCGCCGGTGGATCCGGCCGAGGCGGGTGTGTTCGGCCGTCCGCGCGGCGTGGACGGCGCGTTCGACAAGCTTTACACCCCCGGCACGCGCAACGGCGACAAGGTGGCCGCGGCTCCGCCCGCGCCCGAATCGCTCGCCGAGGCGTTCGGCCGCCCGCCCGGCGCCGAGGACGTCCAGCTCCAGCGCCCCGCCGGGGACAACGGCAGGCGGCCGGGTGGTGATCCGGAGCCACCGCTGTGGTCGCGCGTCACCGACCCGTGGCGCGATCCGGGATCCGCGGCGGTGCTGGGCCGGCCCGCGCTGGAGCCCGGTGACGAGGACAACGCGGACGCCACCCGCCCGCGCAGCGCCCAGCTGTCCCTGCCCGAGCTGCTGTTCGGCCGCCGGGTCAAGCCGGTCGCGCTGGGCCTGCTCGGGGTGGTCTGCCTGCTCATCGGTGCGGTCGGCGGTCTGATCGGCTGGTGGCTGGGCGGCGCGGGTGATGCACTGACCGGGTCGGCGACGATCTCCGAGGCCGAGGCGGGCAAGGAGCGCGCGCCCGGGTCGATCGCGGACATCGCGCAACGGGTCGCGCCCGCGGTGCTCTCCATCGAGGTCAAGTCCGGTCAGTCCGGCAGTGTCGGCTCGGGGGTCGTGATCGACCCGCAGGGCTACGCGATCACGAACAACCACGTCGTCTCGCTGGCCACGAGCGACCCGCAGGCCAAGATCACCGCGGTGTTCACCGACGGCACCCGCACCGAGGCGCGCATCGTCGGGACGGACCCGAAGACCGACCTCGCGGTGATCAAGGTCGCGGTGCGCAACCCGGTCGTGCTGCAGATCGGCGATCCGGCCAAGCTCGAGCCGGGCGATTCGGTGATCGCCGTCGGCTCGCCGCTGGGTCTGGAGAACACCGTGACATCGGGCATCGTGAGCGCGCTGCACCGGCCGGTCACCGCGGCGGGGGACAACGGTGAGCCACCGGTCACCTACGACGCCATCCAGACCGACGCGCCGATCAACCGCGGCAACTCCGGCGGGGCGCTGGTCGACTCGACGGGCGCGCTGGTCGGCATCAACTCCTCGATCCGCACCGACGGCGGTGCGGACGGTTCCGGCGGCAGCATCGGCATCGGGTTCGCGATCCCCGCCGACGACGCCATCAAGATCGCACGCACGCTCATCAGCAGTGGCCAGGTCAGGCACTCCGACATCGGGGTCAACGCGGCGTCGGTCGCGGCGGAGACGTCGGAGGGCGCGCAGGTGCTCAACGTCGCCGACGGCGGTCCGGCCGCCCGGGCCGGCATCGCGGAGGGTGACGTCATCACCAAGCTCGGCGGCCGGCTGGTCCGCAACGCGGCCGAGCTGACGGTGGCGGTGCGGCAGCACGGGATCGGCGAAACCGTGCCGGTGCAGCTGGTGCGCCAGGGCCGCGCGCTGGTCGTGGATGTGACGCTGGGCTCGGACTGA